From the genome of Streptacidiphilus sp. PB12-B1b:
TTCAACGAACTCTTCGGTTGCCCCGCCGACATCGGCGACCGGGTGCTGTTCGGCATCTCCGGCATGTTCGACGGCATCAACGCCGAGAAGGCCGCCGGGGTGCTGTTCGGCGCCGTCGGCGAACTGGTGGCGCTCAAGCGGAACCGGCCCGGCGACGACGTCACGTCCTGGCTGATGCAGCATCAGGCCAGGCTTGATGACGAGGAGATGGTGCATCAGCTGGCGCTGCTGCTCGCGGCCGGGACGGAACCGCTGCGGAACCTCATCGGCAACACCCTGCACCGGCTGCTCACCCACGACGCGTACGCGCACCGGGGCGGGCTGATCGACGAGGCCATCGACGACACGCTGTGGGAGAACCCGCCCATGTCGAACCTGGCGCCGCACTATCCGGTGTCCGACATGGAGTTCGCCGGTCAGCAGCTGCAGGCGGGCGATCTGGTGCTGGTCAGCTTCGCCGCCGCCAACACCGGGCCGGTGCTCGCGGCCACCCGGCAGGGCGGGAGCCGAGCGCACCTCGCCTGGAGCGCGGGCCCGCACGCCTGCCCGTCCAAGGAGCCGGCCCGGCAGATCACGGTAACCGCCATCGAGAGCCTGCTCAACCAGCTCCCCGATGTCGAACTCGCCGTTCCCGCAGACAGTTTGACCTGGCGGCCGGGCCCCTTCAACCGGGGTCTCGCCGCGCTGCCCGCCCGCTTCACCCCCAGCGAGGCCGTCCGACGGCCTGCCGCGCCCACCCGTCCCGAGCCGTCCGCAGCGGGCGGGCCGGACGCCCCGGAGAGCGGCAAGCCCGAACGCGCCGGACGCTGGAGCCAGTTCCTCAACTGGCTGACCAGGTGATTCACCCGACATCTCACAACTGAGCCCCATGGCATGGACGTTCGCCATAAGGGGTAGTGAGCAACGCGGTTGTCCCGCGCTGCTCATTCAGGACAGGAGGTGTCATGGACCACATATCCGTCGACGCCGCATTCGGCCCGTACCCGGCCCCATCCGCACCAGCCGTCACGCCCGCTCCACCCGCTCCACCCGGCAACGGTTCGAAGCACTGGACACCCGCCCCCACGGGCGGGTGTCTTCGTGTGCGCACCGGTCCCGGGCAGGGGGCCAGGTGAGCGACGACGGACGCAGAGCCCCCGAGGCGTACGACCCGGCCACCCTCGGCGGGCACACCGCCGGTCAACTGCACCGGCTGTGCCGGGCCGTGGGCCTGAGCCAGGCCGACGCCACCGCCTACGCGCAGACGCTGACCGACGCGCTGGGCCCCGCCGTCGCCCGGCGGTCGCTGGACCTGCCGCCGCCCACCAGCTCCTTCCTCTCCGACGACCACACGCCGGTGGAGTTCTCGCTCTCCTTCGCGGCAGGCTCCGCCCCGACGCTGCGGGTGCTGCTGGAGCCCGGCGGCGGCCTCGGCGGGCTGGCGCAGAGCGGGCGGACCGGGCTCCGGGCCGTCCGCGAGCTGGCACGCAGCTGGGACTTCGCCACCGACCGTCTGGACGAGCTGGAGGACCTCTTCTTCCCGACG
Proteins encoded in this window:
- a CDS encoding cytochrome P450 — translated: MDARSTAPVPPPGCPAHGAGGRVPLYGPEFAADPQAYYTYLREFGPSAPVELSPGVDATLVTDYSAALRLLQDSASFRKDSRRWRAFNEGAIAPDSPVVPLLAYRPNCMFSDGAEHLRLRQAVTDSMARVDVRRLTQSTEQVSSYLIAQFGSRGSADLLGDYAKQLPLFVFNELFGCPADIGDRVLFGISGMFDGINAEKAAGVLFGAVGELVALKRNRPGDDVTSWLMQHQARLDDEEMVHQLALLLAAGTEPLRNLIGNTLHRLLTHDAYAHRGGLIDEAIDDTLWENPPMSNLAPHYPVSDMEFAGQQLQAGDLVLVSFAAANTGPVLAATRQGGSRAHLAWSAGPHACPSKEPARQITVTAIESLLNQLPDVELAVPADSLTWRPGPFNRGLAALPARFTPSEAVRRPAAPTRPEPSAAGGPDAPESGKPERAGRWSQFLNWLTR